Proteins co-encoded in one Gemmatimonadota bacterium genomic window:
- a CDS encoding PAS domain-containing protein: protein MRRRIPIRVLFLATGLGSALLALFTGSLLALLGAFFIAVTLATPLVGSLRRLQRQLAQQDEAAPVPAGSSIAEVHALAGTVFGLTERLRQRLETAVRESREAAWLAEAAGDGILQLDSSGRVVRLNPAARMLLDLPASAEGRPVSAFIRHAELRPLLERAARGATVAPAEFSLGERRLLVAARPAAEAQGGAILVLVDLTEIRRLEDVRRDFVANASHELKTPLTAIRGYTDTLLSDELPPELGRRFLETIQRNAERLQRIVDDLLDLSRLESGGWQPELRPLDPLEAAREAWSAFDERARAARVGLVLQDAPPLSVRADASALRQIFSNLFDNALRHTPPGGQITVQVEPAGAGPVDPGGGPECVITVSDTGSGIPGDALPRIFERFYRVDPARSRAEGGTGLGLSIVRHLAERMGGDVAAQSELGKGTSIRIRLPAH from the coding sequence GTGAGGCGACGTATTCCCATCCGCGTGCTCTTCCTGGCCACCGGTCTGGGCTCGGCGCTGCTCGCCCTTTTCACGGGCAGCCTCCTCGCCCTCCTGGGCGCTTTCTTCATCGCCGTTACCCTTGCCACCCCCCTGGTCGGCTCCCTGCGGCGCCTGCAGCGGCAGCTCGCGCAGCAGGACGAGGCCGCGCCGGTCCCCGCGGGCTCGAGTATCGCAGAAGTCCATGCCCTGGCGGGCACGGTTTTCGGCCTGACGGAGCGGCTCCGGCAGCGGCTGGAGACGGCCGTGCGGGAGAGCCGGGAAGCCGCCTGGCTGGCCGAAGCCGCGGGCGACGGCATCCTGCAGCTCGACAGCTCCGGGCGCGTGGTGCGGCTCAACCCCGCCGCACGCATGCTTCTGGATCTGCCGGCCAGCGCGGAGGGTCGGCCCGTATCGGCGTTCATCCGCCACGCCGAGCTGCGGCCGCTGCTCGAGCGCGCCGCCCGCGGCGCAACGGTCGCGCCGGCGGAGTTCTCGCTGGGGGAGCGGCGGCTGCTGGTGGCCGCACGGCCGGCCGCCGAGGCGCAGGGCGGCGCGATCTTGGTGCTGGTCGACCTCACAGAGATCCGCCGCCTCGAGGACGTGCGCCGCGACTTCGTCGCCAACGCCAGTCACGAGCTGAAGACGCCGCTCACGGCCATCCGCGGCTACACGGACACGCTGCTCTCTGACGAGCTGCCGCCCGAGCTCGGGCGGCGGTTCCTCGAGACCATCCAGCGCAACGCCGAGCGGCTGCAGCGTATTGTGGACGACCTGCTGGACCTGTCTCGCCTCGAGTCCGGCGGCTGGCAGCCGGAGCTCCGGCCCCTGGACCCACTGGAGGCGGCGCGTGAGGCGTGGAGCGCCTTCGACGAGCGCGCCCGGGCCGCCCGCGTCGGCCTCGTCCTTCAGGATGCGCCGCCGCTCTCCGTGCGGGCCGACGCCAGTGCGCTCCGCCAGATCTTCTCCAACCTCTTCGACAACGCGCTGCGTCACACGCCGCCCGGCGGGCAGATCACGGTGCAGGTCGAGCCGGCCGGCGCCGGCCCGGTGGATCCGGGCGGCGGGCCGGAGTGCGTCATCACCGTGAGTGACACCGGCAGCGGGATCCCGGGCGATGCCCTGCCCCGCATCTTCGAGCGCTTCTACCGCGTGGACCCCGCCCGCTCGCGCGCCGAGGGCGGCACCGGCCTGGGGCTCTCCATCGTCCGCCACCTGGCCGAGCGCATGGGGGGCGACGTCGCCGCCCAGAGCGAGCTGGGGAAGGGCACCTCGATCCGCATCCGCCTGCCCGCCCACTGA